Part of the Sphingobacterium sp. LZ7M1 genome, CCATGAATCTGGGAAAACCAACGATAGATATCAGCAGCCTGACAGATAAGATTTAATCACTGACTATAAATAGACGAATTGGGTTTATTCAGTTAAACCCAATTAGTTTTTTTATGGTTACTGATTAACCTTTAGGCATAACCTTATAAGTTGGATCTTCTTCGATATCGACTTCTATAAATCCTTTGGCGTTATCCAATAATCGGACACAATCTGGACTGAGATGTCTTAAGGTAACTTTCTTATTTAAATCCTGATATTTTTGGATCAGCTTTTTCAAGGTTTCTATGGCGGACATATCAACTACCCTCGATTCTTGAAAATCTATGATGATATGTTCGGGATCCTCAATCATATCAAATTTATCCATGAAATTACTTGTGGAACCAAAGAACAGAGGTCCGTATATTTCATATACCTTTTCGCCATTTTCTGCTATGGATTTCCTGGCGCGAATCCTTTTGGCATTATCCCAAGAAAACACCAATGCTGATATGATTACACCTACAAATACCGCTAAAGCCAGGTTATGCAAGATGACCGTAATGGCTGCGACCAGGATACCAACCAGCACATCAGATTTTGGCATTTTGGTCAAGAGTCGTAAAAAGCCCCATTGAAAAGTAGAAATTGCCACCATCATCATGACCCCGACCAAAGCAGCCATAGGAATCTGTTCAATTACCTTTCCACCCACCAAGATCACAAACAAGATCCCCAATGCACCAACAATGGCTGAAATCTTGGTCCGCGCACCAGCATTGATATTCACCAAGGTCTGAGCCACCATGGCACAACCTCCCATACCTGCAAAAAATCCGTTGACCATATTCGCAGTACCTTGCGCTACGGCTTCCTGATTTGAACTCCCCTTAGTATTTGTGATTTCATCAACCATATTTAAGGTCAACAAGGATTCAATCAATCCAACTGCAGCCATAACCGAAGCATAAGGAAAGATGATTTTCAAGGTTTCGATGGAAAAAGGGACATTGGGTATGTGGAAAGAGGGAAAAGCACCACTCACCGATGCTATATCAATAACTTTCTTCGTATGGATATCAAAGAAGTAAACCAGGGCAAAGGTGACGATGATAGCAACCAAGGATGCCGGAACAGCTTTGGTAATTTTTGGAAAGATCAACACGATCAATACGGTCAGCAAAGTCAAACCAGCCATTATTAAGAGGGGAGAGCCTGTCATCCAGGTTTCTATGCCATTGTTGAACGTTTTAAACTGTTTTAATTGGGCCATAAAGATAATAATGGCCAGACCATTTAAGAATCCGTACATAACAGGCTGTGGAATCAGACGAACAAATTTCCCTAATTTAAAAGCGCCAACTAGGATCTGCATAAGGCCAGCAAGGGCCACAGCAGCAAATAGGTATTCGACCCCATGTGAGGATGCCAATGCAATCAGGACAACAATTGTAGCACCGGCGCCACCGGATACCATTCCAGGTCTACCTCCTAAAAAAGCAGTTACAATACCCATCAAGAATGCTGCATATAGACCAGTGAGTGGGCTAAGTCCCGCCAGTATGGCGAATGAAAGCGACTCTGGGATCATGGTCATAGAAACCGTTAATCCAGCGAGAATTTCATTCTTTAAATTGATCTTTTCCTTGGAAATAAGATTGATGGCTTGAAGCTTCATGTATCATTCAATAGAATGGCAAATTTGAGGAATATTGTTGAAAAAATGCTGCCAATATTTATATTTTGAACAAGTTAAGATCAATCAGCTTTTACACTCCAATAAACTTCTGTTTTCTCATTGGCGTAAAAACCTTCCAATAAAGCATCCTTCACGATACTTTTCACGGTCGCTGGATTAGAACAGATATAGATTTGGAAGCTATCCCAATGGCAGCTGATCAATATCTTGCGATCATAAGTATATAGATTTTGGTGTGTAGCATAATCTATTTGATCCTGGATCAGGTCATCAATCCAGACCAATTCCATGGCATCACCAAATTCAGCGCCTAAACATATCCATTCATATCCCTGTTTTTTAATCGCTTTTAGAATAGAGTTGATTTGGTTTTCAGGAATGCGGCCTTCAGTTGGTGCTAGGATTTGGTTATTCTCCATAGCGTTATCTAATATTTCCTCAAGGACCCAATCTTGTTTCAGCTTGACCAATCCACCGATAGAAGTCCTCAATGCGATATCTATTTGGTTAATCCCCTGAAATCCTGAAATCATTAATATCTCTTCCCATCGGATGGGTTTAGTATGGAGAAGGATCCTTTGTTTAATATCAATTGAAGTTCTATCGTCTATTTCCCAGAAATTAGAAAGTTTCAAAGTGGAAGAGTCCAGCAGTTGTAGGAAAGGATTTAAGGAAACAAATACACAGTTGAAGACACCGCTGTAGAAATCTAACAGTGAGACATCAGCAAAAGGGCCAATGGTATTCCTATCCATTTTTGGTAACTCTCTCAAGGGTCTTTATTTAAGCGGGTTAAAACCAGGCATTTCTTCCTTTCTAATTTATCAAAAACATTTTGGAAGTCAGGTTAATTTTTCAATTGATTTCCTCACTTAAATTTTTAGATTTGGGAAAACAAATTCCGAAACATGTTTGGCATCTTAAATTTTGAGCTCTTTTTGCTTGCGACCATAGTTTTTATTATCACACCGGGAATGGATACCATTTTTGTGCTGAATAAATCCATTAGTCAGGGGAGGTCTGCAGGTATATATTCTGCGATCGGGGTCAATGCAGGCATATTAGTGCATACCATGTTTGCAGCTTTGGGTCTTTCGGTGTTGATTGCCCAGTCAGCAATAGCTTTTTCCATCATAAAATATTTAGGAGCAGCCTATTTAATCTATTTAGGGATCAAATCCATTCTTTCTAAGGAAAAGGCCTTTAACCTGGAAGAGATCACGACTGAGTCAGAAAGTGGCTGGAAAAACTTTAAATCTGGATTGATTACCAACGTTTTGAATCCTAAAGTGGCTTTGTTTTTTCTTTCCTTTTTCCCTCAGTTTGTCCAGAAAGACGCTGTAGGTTCTTCAATTCCCTTTATCGTATTAGGTTTTACCTATGCGGCCTTAGGATTGCTGTATTATTGCATATTGGCGCTTTCCATGAACCTTTTTTCAAGCAAGATCAAGGGCAACAATAAAATCAAGGGATTTATGGATAAATTTTCAGGTATGGTATTTATTTTGATGGGAATTAAGGTAGCATTTTCTAAACTAAAATAATTTACAACTATGCCTTGGGATCCAGAAGTATACAACCGATATAAAGATATTCGCTATAAGCCATTTTATGACCTGCTAAATTTGGTAGAAGATTTAGGGCCAATGGAATGTATTGATTTAGGCTGTGGTACTGGAGAACAGACTGCAACGCTTGCAAACCGCTTTAAGGAAGCTAAAATCTTGGGCGTAGACAATTCAGCAGAAATGCTTGAAAAGTCGAAGCCTTACGAAAATGATCGGCTTAAGTTCAAACTGGAAAACATCGAGGATGCAATAGCTGACAACAAGCATTGGGATTTAATTTTCAGCAATGCAGCCTTACAATGGTTGGATAAGCATACCGTTCTTTTTCCTAAAGTTATTTCCAAATTAAAGGCGGGAGGTCAATTAGCCATTCAGATGCCCGTTCAGAATGATAATAAATTAAATCAGATCCTTTTAAAATTGGTACAGGAGGAACCCTTTGCCTCTCAATTAGGTCATTTCACGCGAAATTCCCCAGTTCTATCCATGGATGAGTATACACAGATCCTGTTTGACAATGGAATAAAGGATATTGAAATC contains:
- a CDS encoding SulP family inorganic anion transporter; this encodes MKLQAINLISKEKINLKNEILAGLTVSMTMIPESLSFAILAGLSPLTGLYAAFLMGIVTAFLGGRPGMVSGGAGATIVVLIALASSHGVEYLFAAVALAGLMQILVGAFKLGKFVRLIPQPVMYGFLNGLAIIIFMAQLKQFKTFNNGIETWMTGSPLLIMAGLTLLTVLIVLIFPKITKAVPASLVAIIVTFALVYFFDIHTKKVIDIASVSGAFPSFHIPNVPFSIETLKIIFPYASVMAAVGLIESLLTLNMVDEITNTKGSSNQEAVAQGTANMVNGFFAGMGGCAMVAQTLVNINAGARTKISAIVGALGILFVILVGGKVIEQIPMAALVGVMMMVAISTFQWGFLRLLTKMPKSDVLVGILVAAITVILHNLALAVFVGVIISALVFSWDNAKRIRARKSIAENGEKVYEIYGPLFFGSTSNFMDKFDMIEDPEHIIIDFQESRVVDMSAIETLKKLIQKYQDLNKKVTLRHLSPDCVRLLDNAKGFIEVDIEEDPTYKVMPKG
- a CDS encoding DUF2711 family protein, with protein sequence MRELPKMDRNTIGPFADVSLLDFYSGVFNCVFVSLNPFLQLLDSSTLKLSNFWEIDDRTSIDIKQRILLHTKPIRWEEILMISGFQGINQIDIALRTSIGGLVKLKQDWVLEEILDNAMENNQILAPTEGRIPENQINSILKAIKKQGYEWICLGAEFGDAMELVWIDDLIQDQIDYATHQNLYTYDRKILISCHWDSFQIYICSNPATVKSIVKDALLEGFYANEKTEVYWSVKAD
- a CDS encoding methyltransferase domain-containing protein, yielding MPWDPEVYNRYKDIRYKPFYDLLNLVEDLGPMECIDLGCGTGEQTATLANRFKEAKILGVDNSAEMLEKSKPYENDRLKFKLENIEDAIADNKHWDLIFSNAALQWLDKHTVLFPKVISKLKAGGQLAIQMPVQNDNKLNQILLKLVQEEPFASQLGHFTRNSPVLSMDEYTQILFDNGIKDIEIYQKVYPQIAENVDDLYDFISGSAMVPYLEILDEENKEGFIQEFKKRIVDAYKSFPAIYAFKRLLIYGRKG
- a CDS encoding LysE family translocator, which codes for MFGILNFELFLLATIVFIITPGMDTIFVLNKSISQGRSAGIYSAIGVNAGILVHTMFAALGLSVLIAQSAIAFSIIKYLGAAYLIYLGIKSILSKEKAFNLEEITTESESGWKNFKSGLITNVLNPKVALFFLSFFPQFVQKDAVGSSIPFIVLGFTYAALGLLYYCILALSMNLFSSKIKGNNKIKGFMDKFSGMVFILMGIKVAFSKLK